The following nucleotide sequence is from Juglans microcarpa x Juglans regia isolate MS1-56 chromosome 6D, Jm3101_v1.0, whole genome shotgun sequence.
TTCCGGACCGGTGCAGGGATCGGGAGAGTCACAGAGATCTCTGCCTACTCCATTCCTGATCAAGACCTTCCAACTGGTGGACGACCCCGCCGTGGACGACCTCATTTCCTGGAACGAAGACGGATCCACCTTCATAGTATGGCGCCCCGCTGAGTTCGCCCGTGATTTGCTACCCAAGTACTTTAAGCACAACAACTTCTCCAGCTTCGTTCGCCAACTCAACACTTACGTAAGCCTCCATATCCATATGCGCACGCAAAATGATCAGAAATTTTTCCTGTAACTTTCTTACGCTTTCCCGGAGCACAATCAGGGTATCCGAGTTTTATTCCAGGTGTTGTTTTATCTTATAGTATTTTACCGTTGAATCGTAGGGATTTCGGAAAGTTGTCCCGGACAGATGGGAATTCGCAAATGATTGTTTCAAGAAAGGCGAAAAAGGGCTCCTCCGGGACATTCAGCGCCGAAAGATCTCTCCTTCGACGgttgctgttgctgctgctgcttcggCGGCGGTGACGGTGACCGTGGCAGCAGTTCCAGCAGTGGCGCGTACAGTGTCGCCTTCAAATTCCGCCGACGAGCAAGTGATCTCCTCGAATTCGTCACCGGCGGCCCACGCCCCTGCGGCGTTGTTGCAACGTAGCTCGAGCTTCGCCACCACGCCGGAGCTCCTGGAAGAGAATGAGCAACTGAGGAAGGAGAACTCGCAGCTAAGTCACGAGCTTACTCAGCTGAGGGGCCTGTGCAATAACATATTCTCTATGATGGCGAACTATGCATCCGGTCAATCGGACGGTGGTGGTGCTTCCATACCGGAGGGGAAGCCCCTAGAGCTTATGCCGGCGAAGCAGGTTACAGTAACGGGGGAAACGGCGTTGTGCAGTGGTGCCCACAAAGCGGACGAGGAGGTGGGAACGATGCCGAGGCTGTTTGGGGTTTCAATCGGTGTAAAGCGTGCGAGGAACGAGGGGGCAGAGGAGGAGGACGAGGACGAGGACGAGGACGACGATGATCAAGAGCAGGAAGAGAGGGAAGGGCAGAATCGAGAAATTTCGCAGGAGAAAGAGTCAGGGTCAGACGTGAAATCAGAGCCGTTGGATGGGAATTCTGAGCATAAGGAAGCCCCGTGGTTGGAACTTGGAAAATGAGGAGAAGAGATAAGGTGAGCTGTGATCTTGATTTCGACGATAGGGCTCACGTGACTAAAACCAAAGATTATGTTGGCCGATGTTGGTGGTGTTGAAGTTGTAACTGCGTGAAATAGATTTTACGTAAGAACTAAAGAAAGAAGCAACGACCGAGCCAGCAGACAAGCTGTAGTTGCTTCTGGTAATGTGTGAAATATGCGGAGCAAAGTCTCAGCGGCCAGTTTGAAGTTTGATCCGCGGATGGTTGAACAGCCAACTTAAAAAGCATGAGGGAGTGAGGGAGGAGATCTGTtggtcatttaaaaaaaaaaagaagatgatctGAAAAGGCGGTAAAAGAACTATAACAAGTGCACTAAGaagtacaaattttttttttttttttttttagttgttgGGGCCTATTTGGTTCAAGCTTGTTGGGTGTTGCCGGTACTGAAAGAGAAGGCGTACCGGCCAACAGGTTGTTTAAAAGCAGTGTTCCACATGCGAATGTAATGTTATCGAGTACTGCAGACTCCAAACATTGGATAGGACTCGTGGTGGTACTTTCTTAGATGTGTAATAATTTACTGCTTACATTATTTTCTCCTTCAGCTTTGAAAGGTGGTTCTATCCTTGACAATTGTGGTCCACTGTCATcgccttttttaaaaaaaaaaaattcatttatcaACCAAATCAGTAATTTTCTATACCTTTTTCCTACTCCTCGGTGGTCATTCCGAGTCGGGTTTGTTCTTGATTCGGTCAGAGATCTTGTTTTTCATAAACACAAGATATAAGGGTAAGATAATGCTATGTCTAGTATGTACCGCTGGGTGTGCTCTGAAGAGAAATGTAAAGTTTATATGAAGACAAAGCATTTGTTGAAATGCCTTAATGGGCGTAAGCATTTCTGAAGTGATATTTTCGTGAGTCCCTCCTTCATACAGTCTATgactatttatagaaaattcaGAATATCAAGAAAATTGATTTACAAGAATATGCTAGAAGATTCTATAGAGGTACGTCTGGCATTGTATTGTTATTTGCCTTGTCATTGTAGCTATTCTGTTGAGAAGTTTGTTGTGCTTTCTGTTGTGGTAGTCTGACAGTAGATGCGGGCTGTGTAGTGCTGGGTGTCAAATATTCTGATGTGCTAACATCCACCCGCGATTCAAGCGGCACCGCATGGATGGTGAGGCTTGATCGTAGAAGAGAAAAGTGAGCTGTGGAGAGCGGCTTTGTGAGAATGTCAGCAATTTGGTCTTTGCTTTGAAGAAACTTGACAGCAAGTGATTTGGCAGAAACGCGATCACGAACAAAGTGATAGTCCAATGCAACATGTTTGATGCGTGAATGCATAACAGGATTAACAGCTAAGTAAGTAGCACCaagattatcacaaaataaagtGGGAATATCTGAAATAATAATTCCTAATTCTGTCAACAAGGATTGTAACCAGAGAATTTCACAAGTTGTGTTTGCAACTGATTTATATTCAGCCTCAGTCGAGGATCTAGCAACCGTAGGTTGTTTCTTTGAACCCCAAGAAATTAAATGAGAACCAAGATAAATACAAAAACCGCCTGTTGATTTACGATCATCTGGGCAACCAGCCCAATCTGCATCGGAAAAAGCTGTTATTTTAAAAGAAGAGataggggaaaagaaaaggccaAAAGAAGAGGTGAGGTGAAGGTAACGAAGAATATGCTTGACAGCTTGCCAGTGAGCTAGACGGGGATAATGCATATATTGACAAACTTTGTTAACAGCAAAAGAGATATCTGGTCTAGTAAAAGAAAGATATTGAAGGCTTCCAACAACACTACGGTAAAGTTGTGGATCCTCAAATGAGGGGCCATCAACTGCCGTGAGTTTTGTGTTGGAAGCCATTGGAGTTGAGACTAATTTAGAATGATGCATATTAGTGCGATGTAAGAGAtcagaaatatatttttgttgagaAATAAACAAACCAGAAGAATTTCTATAGACCTGAATCCCTAGAAAATAGTGTAAAATTCCGAGGTCTTTAACTAGAAAAGAGAGACGTAAAGCTGAAATGAATTCATTGATCAGAGATGTGTGAGAGGCAGTAACaataatatcatctacatagactAGGGCATAGATCGAAACAGAGGCATTAGAGAGCATAAACAGAGATGAATCAGATGTAGATGCATGAAAACCCAGTTCTAACAATCGTGAACTTAGTTTAGCATACCAAGCCCTAGGGGCTTGTTTCAGACCATATATCGATTTTCGGGGTTTACACACAAAATGAGGATAGTCAGGATTTACAAACCCAGTTGGTTGATGCATGAAGACATCCTCTTCCAGATCACCATGTAAGAACGCGTTTTGCACATCCAATTGATGAAGAGGCCATTTCCGAGTCACTGCAAGAGAGAGAATTAAACGGATGGTAACAGGCTTAACAACAGGACTGAAAGTCTCAGAATAATCAAAACCAACTTGCTGATGAAACCCTTTTGCAACAAGTCGAGCTTTTCGACGTTCTAGGGTACCATCAGCATGTCTCTTAGTTTTGAGAATCCATTTTGAACCAAGAATATTAAATCTCGGAGAGGGaggaaccaaatcccatgtatGATTTCGCAAAAGTGCCTCAAATTCCGCAGCCATGGCATCTCGCCAAACTGGGTATTGAGCGGCAATAGTGTAAGATGAAGGTTCTTCCGGAATAGAAGCAGTTTCGGTGAGAGAGATGGAGTGTTTGGGGGGAGGCCAAGCTATTGTTCCATCCGTGTGAGTGAGAGGACGAGAATGATGAGTTTTTGATCTAGTGAGCATCGGATGTTGATTGAGAGAGGCAGGGATGATAGACGATGGAGGGTTGAGAGAGGAACTGTGCGGCGCTGGAGATAGCGATATTGGGGAGAAACGGGTGGGTTGATTTCGGGTAGGTCTTGAGGAGCTGGGTTAGCATGCTGGGCCGGTGTGGTGTAATTGGTTTGGGCTGGAGATGTAGACGAATGGGCCGGTGTCTGAATGTTGGGAGGGGACGATGGAGTAATGGGTAGAAGAGAGTTAGTGGGCTTGGGAGAAGAGTATTGAGCCAAAATAGAATAGGAGGGTGAGGAATTTAttttagaagaagatgaatccgGAACATGTAAAATGGAACCGGTctgaaagaaaggaaagtgaTTTTCATTAAATCGAACATCACGAGAGACATAGACTCGCCCAGTAGGAATATGTAAGCAATTATAACCTTTGTGATTCAagctatatccaataaaaacacaaagtTGAGAACGCATATCCATTTTATAACGATTAAACAGACGAAGGTTGGGCCAACAGGCACAACCAAAAATCcgcaaaaaattataatcaggtTGTTGATTGAATAGAGCTTGAAAGGGAGAAATATTTCTTAAGATAGGTGTGGGCATTCTATTTATTAGAAAAGTGGCAGTTTGAAATGCCTCAGCCCAAAATTTTGATGGAGCTGAGGACTGAGCTAGAAGAGATAGCCCAGTTTCCACAATATGAAGATGACGTCGTTCTATACTTCCATTTTGAGCATGAGAATAGGGACAAGTAATGCGATGAGAGATGCCTATTTtgaggagaagagaagaaaagggaCGAAATTCTCCACCCCAATCTGTTTGAAcagtaatgatatttttggagaaAGTATTTTGAACAAATCTAATGAATgctaaaaaaatagtagaaactTCAGATTTAGTACGTAAGGGAAAGCACCAAATATATTtagagaaatcatcaacaatagaaaaataaaacctaaaaccATTAGAGGATAGCACAGGCGCTGGTCtccaaacatctaaaaataaaagttgaaaagcaTGAGTAGaccgagagggagagagagggtgggGAAGAGTGTGAGATTTTGCTTGAAGACAAGCATTACAAAGTGAAGAGAGGGGTGTAGAGGTGATGGGAAGGTTATGTTGACGAATAGTCAAGGAAGTAATTCGAGGAGACGGATGTCCTAAACGGGAATGCCAAATCTGAGGAGTAGTCCTTTCACCAATGAAGGCTTGAGGTCGAATAGAAGCAGTTGATCCGGAAATGAGCTCATCACATGGTGGAAGAACATATAAGCCATTCTTAACAGTGCCCTGAAAAAGTACTTCCTGAGTGtgcaaatccttcacaagaaaaccaGAAGAgttaaattcaaaaaacactGAGTTATCAAGACAGAACTGACGCACAGATAATAAATTCTTAGAAATGGAAGGAACATGAATTAAGTTTTGGAGAAGAAATTTGCCATTTGGTGTGGGAAGAAGGCCAGCACTAGTGTTCTGAATGGGAAGAGAAGACCCATCGCCAATATGCAGTTGATCAGGTCCATTATATGGTGTGGACTCCAGATTCAAGTTGGAAAAATCAGCCGTGAAATGATTTGTAGCGGCAGAGTCTGGAAACCACTGATTGGACGAAGAGGAAGGAACTGAGGTATAATTGGCTGTGAGGGATGGAGGTGGAGAAGGTTGATAGTTGTGAGTGAAGCGATGAAAACACTGGAAAGCAAAGTGACCGATTCGAGTACAGATTTGACAAGTTGGTTTGTGTTGAttttgagaagagaaaaaattaggAGAACCCGTATTAGTAGTTCTGGCTCCTCCTCGACCACGGCGATACCCGCGGCCACGACCACGAGTGGAAGGGTTAGAAGATGGACGAAAATTGGTGGAATTCGCAGAAAAGGACGCGACCGAGAGTATCGTTTGGGTCTGATGTGCAAGTCTTGATTCATGGTTTAAAAGGTAGCTAAAGACTTGTGAAATGGAAAGAGGTTCGAGTCTCGTAGTGATGGAAGACACGACAGACTCATAGTCGGCTTCTAAACTAGTCAATAGGTAGATGATAAATTCATGGGAAGAAAGGGGATGACCTGCAGAGGAGAGCGAGGAGGCGAGGGCTTTAGCTTTGTGAAAATATGCGGAAATAGTGTCTGATCCTTTCTTGAGTGTAGCTAATTGGTAACGTGTTTGCATAAGATGGGCAGTGGACTGAGCCGAATAAAGATTGGTGAGAGTGGTCCAGATTTCATGGGAGGTTGAACAATCAACTACTTGAGAAAGAATGTTGTCGGTAAGAGAGGAATAAAGTGCCGAAATGATCATTTGATCTTGTAGAAGCCATGAGCTGTGGGCTGGATTGGGTTTATCATCAAgaaagggaggaggaggagaaaccGAGCCATCGATATAGCCATAGAGCTGGTGGCTTTTGAGAAAGGCAAGGAGTTGAGCTTTCCAAAGAGGGAAATTATCAGTGGAAAGTTTGACAGTGATAAGATGTGCAGCGGCATTGGTGAGGGAAGGATTCGGTGATGTGGAGGGGGCCatgaggaaggaaagaaaaaaaaaaatcctatgcGGCTCTATGATACCATGAAGAGAAATGTAAAGCTCATATGAAGACAAAGCATTTGTTGAAATGCCTCAATGGGCGTAAACATTTCTGAAGTGATATTTCCGTGAGTCCCTCCTTCATACAGTCCATGACTATTTATAGAAAACTCAGAATACCAAGAAAATTGATCTACAAGAATATGCTAGAAGATTCTATAGAGGTACGTCTGGCATTGTATTGTTATTTGCCTTGTCATTGTAGCTATTCTGTTGAGAAGTTTGTTGTGCTTTCTGTTGTGGTAGTCTGACAGTGGATGCGGGCTGTGTAGTGCTGGGTGTCAAATATTCTGATGTGCTAACATGCTCTaatgtatttgaattttttattatttttaaataattttttaacatctttaattatttcacAACTTTatgaataatcttttttaaGTAATATTCAAACAGTAAATTTGAGAGGGTCACGTATAATTTTCCTAACTATTTGGTTATCTCAAATCTTGACTTCATGAAAGAGTTCGTAAAGAACATTTTTTacggaaaataaaaaacaaaagagacgTTTATTTTTCTGTCAGATGTGTATGGTACAAAATATTTCTTGCCAGTTATGCGCCTTCTATGTTCAATTATCCAGGCTCCTGCCTcagaataattattaaaaatgattatgcacatttttctttattataacATCTGATAACCATTTTTATATCCTGATCATAGatgtttctccatttttttttttttattcttttcttttgacgTTTGGACAATAAATGCCGGACATTATATGGCAGGATCTATTGTCGTTATCATTCTAAGTCAAGAATGCTATGGTACATTGTTCGACTTTGGAATTTTAAATTGCGTTTGAATAGTAATGGGATTtcatatattctataaataataataataaaatattaaatactaataaataatagagaaaaataaataaaaagtaatgataaaataataaatactagtAAAGTATTATCAGAATACTCTAAGCGAAACCAAAAAAATGAGAGGCTGTTGTTAAGTGGTAGTAAAATGATTatgatattatttcttaatcCTAAATCGTAAAATCCCAAAAATGTTAAAACCGTTACATTTTGAAACCCTTACAAACATTTTGAAGTTGCAAGTGTTTTGACTAAGGTATTTATAGTTCCCTCTAATTATGCAAAATGTACAATGCTCCAAACTAATATTTGTAACATTGGtgattcatattttttttttcttgtatcagTCATCAACATTTTCGCTCATTTTATTTCCATATTTTCCTTCCTCCTACTCTTAattccaaataattaaaaagaataatagaaacgagaaaaaataaattgcctCAAAGAATGACCAAAAGTAAAGCCAcgatttttaaattatcatttctataCCATACATCAAtatgtaatttgtcatttttatcattctatttaaatacacatcTATTTGGCACCACTTGTTTAAGATAAAGTTTCAACTAATCTCTTGGGTGCGTTGGTTCTCGATAAGGACTTTGTCACAAATGTATCTCAAGCaattcaagagaaaattattaatatagaaTTTTAACTCAGATATctggtttataattttttttattttttattttttagtacatAAAGGAAAAGGTCATTATAGAAAGTGAGATCGTGTTATCTGGTTATGCTCGTCAGTCTGTacccaaaacaaacaaatacaaGTCTTCCCCTGCCCTTTTGAAGCCCAATGAACTGATCTTATTACAAGATGGTTAATTTGCTCATCACCCACCCCCACTTGAAAATAGATCCTGGGCTCTTTACTACACTCCTCCGTTTGCCCATAAAGATGCTTAAATTTTGAGGTCTTTATAGATTTCAAGCCTTTTTGCTCAAACTGGGGCATAAAAGCCACCTGGGTTTGGGTTGAATTGAATAAGGGTGTGGACTCGAGAAGAAAAGCCACAAAGCAGGCCAACCAAGTGACCTGATTGGTAACACCTGGTTCGTACGAGGATTACGTTAGTTTCTGtcctaatttgtttttttatggaCCACTTAGAGCAAAATGTCggttcatcttcaaattttgaaggaaTAGAGATAGAATCATTTGTATTGGAATAGTCAAATATTAGTAACTTCACATATGagctacaatatttttaaatgtattttcatatttgaagatgTCTTGTCATCtttaaaagagaataaaatatcaaacCCATGGTTAGTATAGTTCCAaaataggttgaggaaaaaaattagttaagaaataataatttaagttaaaattaattattaattaacatatagttagtgtagttgtaaaatatgaaaaaaattataaatattattttaaaaaaataatattatattattattttgactaatctaatgtggggttatggcttgaatggttttgaatttatggaaaatatgtacttttagCTAAACTTTGAAGATGACTTTGATGAAGCCAACGCTAATGTTCTAAGGgctcatttagatagtgagatgagatgagataaaattgaaagttgaataaaatattattataatatatttgtttaatattatttttattttaggatttgaaaattttgaattgtttatttgattttgaataaaaatttaaaaaaaattataataattagatgatataagataagaatgtttgtgaaaataaacgaggccttaaaggtcggttaaaaataaaatacataaaatgcaTAAGCGGGGATAATACATAAAATAGATTTGTGTTTGGACATgcttagttttttttcttcttcttcgtttgTCCTCTTTAATTCTCACATGACACCTTGGTTGtaaggaaacaaaagaaagaaagcactAGTGTGTTGATGAATATAGGGGTGAGGTACCTCATATACACGTTTAGTCTAACAACCTATCAGAATGCATTTTCCTAAAATAGAATACAGCTCATCATCTAAGAATATTTACAAGGAATAAAAGGAAGATATATAAAGGGATATAAGTAAAGgtaaaatctaattgtaagcgattttatatactaatatgtgcactcattcaatatgattagtcagaaagtaaattttattaaaaatagtgttaatttgaatttagaatataaagataataatattagtatgcaGATGAatacgcaaacttgcttgtaaataacaaaattcgTAAGTTACATCATCCTTTTCCACTTTTTTGTAACTTGTCTGGGCGACTTGTAGTTGCTATAAGAAGGAAGCAACTTGCAACTTGACTCTGGGCCTTATCATCTTGTATCTGGGCTGTTGTAGTTGGACTTTGGGCTTCACGTGTATTGTGTAATATATATCACAAGATAAGGTTCAAAACACGTTTCGTTAATATGGCGTGCTTGACATTTTCTCAAAGACTGTCTGTACTCTGTAAGAActcttgcttcttcttcttcttctctctctctttttataagttattattttgaattgatTCCCATAACAGAGATTATCATCAAAACTCTGTTGGAAAAATGGGTATACCGTAGACATCATGCATGACTCCCTCTTGCATCACTTCTCAAGTTCAAGCTGATCAAAAGGCtggggtttatttttatttttaaaaaaattgatatttgtaGTCTTTATAAGATGTGTAAATCCTTCGcaatctcttaaaaaaaaaattgaataaatctaATACGcaagtgaaaaaattatttttttaataataaactcaaatttttttcaaagagtatGAGTTGAAGTTGCATATCCTAAGATTGTATATAGACTTTGTATCGTTAAGATTTCCATTATCACTTTATCCTTATTTGTTTAATCCCCATCATTTGTTTAAAGTCCTCCATTAATTACGTTAGCTGTGTAATTATCACAGTTCACAATATCGTCATTCTGCCGTGGAATATAAATATGAGCAGTGAAGTCCCTGAGGCTCACAAAATGCACGAAATGCACACGTGGATAAGTTGggttaaaaaaacatgaaaactaTAAAACACAAAGCTCTGTGCATTCCGATGCCCCCCTCCGTAAataatctctttctttttctgagAAACTCATCGCTCAAAGGCAATCGCCCATCACCCATTTGTGCTGCCCTCCTCTGGTCCTCCTATTGTACTAAGAAGCCCATTGCCCAAAGGGAAGTTAattacttctctctctctctctgcctttaatattttatcttgaTTTATATTCAGAATGATAATACTGGAAGAAGAAAAGTGAAATCCCATTAAATACGATGTCTAAAACGTTTGGTAGAGCATGAGCTCTAGTATGGAATCACTCCTCAAATTAACAAAACcgtttcaaaaccaaaaatgttAGATGAACACGGTTCAACAAACTATAGAAACATTTCACAAAAAAGTAACCTTTGAAAAATTGGAAAAGCAATAAGAATTCTAAAACCATTCCCATGCTCATGAAATCAAACAACTTCCTAAAGattgaaaacaattaaaatagaaatgaaacCGACCCTAATACTGGCATTTACGAAGGGTGTCCAACAATTGCCATTACTGTCTGTGtgaaattaaaacaatttcttatcacgtatttattttcatgttggATGTTGTCTGTAATTTGTAATTGATAGGAGCTAGGTCTGCGCATGAGTTCAAAAAGCGCCATGCTTCCAGACTCGTACAAAAAAtttttcatcatcttaatttttattattttttcattatctcataatgtagcattaaatgataagtttacaagtaaaatataataaataaattttaatcatttaatgtcatatcataaaataataaaaatgtaataaaaattaaaatggaaaataacattactctttttttacaCATATGCACACATTAGTTAGTTGCCGACACGGCTCTTGCTGATAACCCATTAGCAATAGCCATTACCTAACTATCAATGCTTTCCAACACATGGCAATTTGGGTCTCAGTCACTTTGTGCTGTATCATcgtaaaatatttctcttttgattTAACTTGAGAACATGAGTCGACTTTTTTGACTTGTGCTTCCTTGAACTTCggttctcttcttttttctcggCCTCAAAAGtgatttccattcccaactcaCTTTGTTTTAAGACGGCAAGACGGCAGAATGCACATCATGAGGTATTGTTTAAATTTGTCTTTTTGTTATGAACATTTGAGTGGTTTAACAGGTCTTCGGACTTGAACTGATCTGTTGGGATTGTGTCATTTTAGTCCAATTTTAAGCTTTCATTACGTTGGATTCAGCTTTTTTTCTACCGTTCTGTAGTCTTGTTTTGGTAGATTAATATTTAATGGTTTAAAAGAGGAAGGATTActtcaactttctcaactttattaaaaaaatatattttaataatattttatttaatttttaataaaacatttaatctcatctcatctaaattaCTTAACCAAACGCTTACTTAATTCATCCACAAATTGCATAGATTACAGGAAAAATCTGCCCATTGAAATGAGAAAGCAAGTACTGTTTCTTGATTCATTCGTAAGATGCATTGATTACAGGATAAGTTTCGTGGCATGAATGAGGAGAATGATATTTCTCAAGGTTCCTATTTCCTTTTCCCAAAATAAATATGTCGAAGTTGCAAATCATTTACATATTAAATGCAAGAGTAGTTCCCATGGGTTCCACCAGAATAAAAAAGTCGGCAACAAGCACTGGAAATGCACGTATCTGCAGacgaaacaaataaaataaaataattcgtGCGCCAACCTTTTCTACACGcgagaaaaaaaacaagaacaaaaacaaaagcaaaaagtgTCCTATTCGGATCGATCAATGTAGGCCCAGGAAGCCGCAAGCGGCAGGGATTCGCATGTGACGTGCCCTGTATTTCCTGGTTGTTCCATGAATGTTTCAAGAGAACTCTTGAGGATTCCACATTTGGTAATTGGTTCTGACTTGGTAAAACAGAGACGCCTTCTTTTCCAAATTAAAGCACCATGCGACACGGTTGAAAGCTGTATGGATGTTTGTTAGATTGTTTCCTGTCatattattaaacaattcaaaaacttgtttaattttagtttttttcttttttttgtttctgatCTCAGTTTCTCTGTCTCAGACTCTGAATAAGAATCTCGGTGAATATAATTGTGCTAGTTCCTGACGCCCACAATCATCTGCACACTCCGACCAAAATCCAAGAATAGAAAGGAGGAATAAACATCCTTCAATAAGTTGTCGTGACATGTCATGAGTTGACTTCACAACCACGAAAATTTCATAGCTTTGAAGCATACACCGTTTAAATTTCCA
It contains:
- the LOC121235137 gene encoding heat stress transcription factor B-2b — translated: MAPLPVEQTGDSGPVQGSGESQRSLPTPFLIKTFQLVDDPAVDDLISWNEDGSTFIVWRPAEFARDLLPKYFKHNNFSSFVRQLNTYGFRKVVPDRWEFANDCFKKGEKGLLRDIQRRKISPSTVAVAAAASAAVTVTVAAVPAVARTVSPSNSADEQVISSNSSPAAHAPAALLQRSSSFATTPELLEENEQLRKENSQLSHELTQLRGLCNNIFSMMANYASGQSDGGGASIPEGKPLELMPAKQVTVTGETALCSGAHKADEEVGTMPRLFGVSIGVKRARNEGAEEEDEDEDEDDDDQEQEEREGQNREISQEKESGSDVKSEPLDGNSEHKEAPWLELGK